A genomic stretch from Frigoribacterium sp. PvP032 includes:
- a CDS encoding aminopeptidase P family protein, with the protein MDAQKAPRATTNRSTTPRSDSFKDYISSRWADRDEVMPAAREEAAYAAARRARLSELHRGERLVVPAGRAKVRSNDCDYPFRAHSAFAHLTGWGSATVPGSVLVLEPTDEGHDATLYFRASAGRESDEFYADPEIGEFWTGPRPSLAQVGADLALATRELAELDAVVASSSAATLVLREADPELTARVDAVVAAAADASGLAGTDADETSVDVDVLARDASELRLVKDAWEVAQMRQAVAVTGRGFSDVIADFEDIVAHPRGERLVEGTFNRRARADGNTVGYDTIAAAGDHACVLHWTRNDGPVADGDLILIDAGIELDSLYTADITRTLPVSGRFSDVQRLVYEAVLEAADAAFAIVRPGIAFREIHAAAMQVIAERTAEWGFLPVSAEESLEPDHQYHRRYMVHGTSHHLGMDVHDCAAARRDLYLDGVLEPGMVFTIEPGLYFQPDDLTVPEEFRGIGVRIEDDILVTADGAENLSVGIPRTVADVEAWIARP; encoded by the coding sequence ATGGACGCACAGAAGGCACCCCGTGCCACCACGAACCGATCGACGACCCCCCGCTCGGACTCGTTCAAGGACTACATCTCGTCCCGGTGGGCCGATCGCGACGAGGTGATGCCCGCCGCCCGTGAGGAGGCCGCCTACGCGGCCGCCCGCAGGGCTCGCCTGTCCGAGCTGCACCGAGGCGAGCGCCTCGTCGTGCCGGCGGGACGCGCCAAGGTCCGCTCGAACGACTGCGACTACCCGTTCCGGGCGCACTCCGCGTTCGCGCACCTCACCGGCTGGGGCTCCGCCACCGTGCCCGGCTCGGTGCTCGTCCTCGAGCCGACCGACGAGGGGCACGACGCCACGCTCTACTTCCGGGCCAGCGCCGGCCGAGAGTCCGACGAGTTCTACGCCGACCCCGAGATCGGCGAGTTCTGGACGGGGCCCCGCCCGTCGCTGGCGCAGGTGGGCGCGGACCTCGCCCTGGCCACCCGCGAGCTCGCCGAGCTCGACGCGGTCGTCGCCTCCTCCTCCGCCGCCACCCTCGTGCTGCGCGAGGCGGACCCGGAGCTGACCGCGCGCGTCGACGCCGTCGTCGCGGCCGCGGCCGACGCGAGCGGCCTGGCCGGCACGGACGCCGACGAGACGTCCGTCGACGTCGACGTCCTGGCCCGCGACGCCAGCGAGCTGCGCCTCGTGAAGGACGCGTGGGAGGTGGCCCAGATGCGACAGGCCGTGGCCGTCACCGGCCGCGGCTTCTCGGACGTCATCGCCGACTTCGAGGACATCGTCGCGCACCCCCGCGGCGAGCGCCTCGTCGAGGGCACCTTCAACCGTCGCGCCCGAGCCGACGGGAACACCGTCGGCTACGACACCATCGCGGCCGCCGGCGACCACGCCTGCGTGCTGCACTGGACCCGCAACGACGGCCCCGTCGCCGACGGCGACCTGATCCTGATCGACGCCGGCATCGAGCTCGACAGCCTCTACACGGCCGACATCACGCGCACCCTGCCGGTCTCCGGCCGGTTCAGCGACGTGCAGCGACTCGTCTACGAGGCGGTGCTCGAGGCGGCCGACGCCGCGTTCGCCATCGTGCGCCCCGGCATCGCGTTCCGCGAGATCCACGCGGCCGCGATGCAGGTCATCGCCGAGCGCACCGCCGAGTGGGGCTTCCTGCCCGTCAGCGCCGAGGAGAGCCTCGAGCCCGACCACCAGTACCACCGCCGCTACATGGTGCACGGCACCAGCCACCACCTCGGCATGGACGTGCACGACTGCGCCGCCGCCCGCCGTGATCTCTACCTCGACGGCGTGCTCGAGCCCGGCATGGTGTTCACCATCGAGCCCGGGCTGTACTTCCAGCCCGACGACCTCACGGTGCCCGAGGAGTTCCGCGGCATCGGCGTCCGGATCGAGGACGACATCCTCGTGACGGCCGACGGTGCCGAGAACCTGTCCGTGGGCATCCCGCGCACGGTCGCGGACGTCGAGGCCTGGATCGCCCGCCCGTAG